The following nucleotide sequence is from Staphylococcus chromogenes.
AAAAGGTAAGTTCATTCCTTTAAGCATATTTTGCATTTGGTTTTGTTTACCTTTTTTACCTTTGCCGCCACCTGTAAACTGCTTCATCATTTTCTTCATATCATTAAATTGTTTAAGTAAACGATTCACTTCTTGTAATGAACGTCCAGAACCTGTAGCAATTCTACGTTTTCTAGATATATTCAATTTAGCTGGGTTTTCTCTTTCTTCAGGTGTCATGGATTGAATAATTGCTTTAATATGATCGATTTGTTTATCGCTCATTTTTAAGTTATTGATCCCTTTAACTTTGTTCATTCCAGGGATCATCTTCATAATATCATCCAAAGGCCCTAAATTTTTCACTTGATCCAGTTGTTCTAAAAAGTCTTCTAACGTAAAGGATGAATCGCGCATTTTCTTTTCTAAAACTTTAGCTTTAGACTCATCTACGTCTTGTTGCGCTTTTTCAATGAGACTTAAGACATCACCCATACCGAGTATACGTGAAGCCATACGCTCTGGATGGAATAATTCTAAACCATCCATCTTCTCACTCATCCCTACAAACTTAATCGGTTTTTGTGTCACTGCACGAATAGATAAAGCAGCTCCACCTCGTGTATCCCCATCAAGTTTTGTGAGAGTCACTCCTGTAACATCAAGTTGTTTGTCAAATGAATCTGCCACGTTGACCGCATCTTGACCAGTCATGGCATCGACAACTAACATAATTTCATCAGGCTTTGAAATTTCTTTAACTTCTTGAAGCTCGTTCATTAATGCTTCATCAATATGCAGTCGACCGGCTGTATCGATAATGACAAAATCGAGATGTTCTTCCTTGGCGTATTTTAACGCATTGTCCACTATTTGTTGAGGCGGAACTTGGTCACCTTCGGAATAAACCGGAATATCAATTTGTTTCCCCACTGTTTGGAGTTGATTAATCGCTGCAGGACGATAAATATCACCTGCGACGAGTAATGGTTTTTTATTATATTTTTTGCGCATTAAAAGGGCAAGTTTACCCGCAGTTGTTGTTTTACCGGCACCCTGTAAACCGACCATCATAATGACAGTCGGCGGTTTTTTCGCCATATTAATACGTGTATTATCTCCACCCATGAGTTCGGTTAATTCTTCTTGAACAATTTTTATCACTTGTTGTCCTGGAGTTAATGATTTCATTACATCAGAACCTAATGCACGTTCTGATACAGTATTGACAAAGCTTTTTACGACTTTAAAGTTAACATCGGCTTCTAGTAAAGCGAGACGTACTTCTCGCATCATCATTTTAATGTCAGCTTCAGTCACTTTACCTTTACCTTTAATTTTCTGCATCGTTTCTTGCAGACGATCGGATAGACCTTCAAATGCCATAAAGTGACCCTCCTTATTCTAAGTCTTCTAATTCTTTTATATAGTGTTCTAATTTTTCAGGTTCATGTAGAGATTGATGCATTAACTGATACAATTCTTGACGACGTGTAAATCGTCGATATAATCCTAGTTTCTTTTCATAATCTTCCACTAAGTCGCCAGTTCTTCTTATATTATCATATACGGCTTGACGACTCACATCAAACGTTTCTGCAATTTCGCTTAATGCGTAATCTTCTAAATAAAACAGTCGTAGATAATTTCTTTGTTTTTCAGTCAATAGTGATTGATAAAAATCAAACAAATAATTCATGCGAATTGTTTTAATTAAATCATTCTCGCTCATCCGTCACGTCACCATTTTCACTTTCATCTTTCGCTACGCTTTGTTCAATCATATCTGCAAATAAACCATATACATAACTTTCTGCATTAAACGGTTGTAAATCGTCTAGTTTTTCTCCTAAACCTACATATTTCACTGGAATATGTAGCTCATTTCGGATGGCGAGCACTATACCACCTTTTGCTGTGCCATCAAGTTTAGTTAAGACAATACCTGTCACATCAGTAACTTCTTTAAATGCTTTCGCTTGCGCCAGTGCATTTTGACCTGTAGTTGCGTCTAGACATAATAAAACTTCATGTGGTGCATCAGGTACAGAACGTCCAATGACACGTTTAACTTTTTGTAATTCGTTCATTAAGTTTTGTTTGTTTTGTAAGCGCCCCGCTGTATCGCAAATCAGGATATCTACACCTTTATTTTTAGCAGCATTAATCGCATCGTACATTACTGCAGCTGGATCAGATCCTTCTTTTTGTCGCACGACTTCCACACCTACGCGATCTCCCCAAACTTGCAATTGCTCAATAGCTCCAGCACGGAAAGTATCGCCAGCAGCTAACATGACTTTCTTACCTTGTGCTTGATAACGATGTGCGAGTTTACCAATGGTTGTTGTTTTACCCACACCGTTAACGCCTACCATTAATATCACATTTAAACGATCATCTTCTAAGTTCATAACTTCTGATTGGTCATCTTCTTGATGATAAATTTCAACCATTTTTTCGACTATCGTTTCACGTAGGTCTTCTGTTTCAGTCACATTTCGGCGTTTGGCTTCCATGCGTAGCTCATCTACTAATTCCATAACAGTATTGAATCCAACATCAGCTTGAATCAGCATTTCTTCTAAGGCTTCAAAGAAATCTTCATCAACCGTACGATAATGCGCGATTAAATTATTCAATTGTGTTTGGAAGTTCTCACGTGATTTTTCTAAACCATCTCGGAATTTAGCACCTATTTTTTGTGCTTCGATTTCTTCAAATTCCTCAATCGACATGAGGCCATCCTCTTCAAAATCATCATCCCAACTTTGATCGGTCCAGTCAATTTCGTTGGCTTTTAATTTTTTCTTCTTGCGTGGCTCTGTTTCAATTTCCTCTTGATTAGGTTTTGAATCCAATGGTGTCGATGGCATCTCTTGGTGGTAATCATCCATGGACTTTGATTGAACGCTATCTTGTTCTCGATGAGAGACCTCTTCTTTTTCCTCACGCCACTCTACTTCTTCATGTTGTTGTTTTCGACGTTCAGATTCAAAGTCATCAATTTTATCAAAGTCTTTATCGATATCTTGTCCACTAAATTTATCTTTTAGTCGTTTAAAAAAGCTCATTTAGCTTTGTTCCTCCTTCATAACATCATCTATTGTATTTAAATTCACACTAACGAGTCTAGAAACGCCCAACTCTTGCATCGTCACGCCGTAAAGACGATCACACATTTCCATTGTGCCCTTTCGGTGTGTAATCACAATAAATTGGGTTTCATGGGATAAGTCACGTAAAAATTGAGCGTAACGCACGACATTGGCTTCATCCAGTGCGGCTTCAACTTCATCGAGGATTACAAATGGCGCAGATCTTACTTTTAAAATCGCAAATAATAACGCTATCGCGCTTAGCGCACGCTCTCCTCCACTTAACAGCGATAGATGTTGTAATTTTTTGCCCGGAGGTTGCACTTTAATTTCAATACCTGCCGTTAAATAATCGTCATCTGTTAAATTTAATGCCGCTTCTCCACCTCCAAATAAAGCTCGGAAAACTTCTGAGAAATGTTGTTGTATCGCATGAAATGTCTTACTAAAGCGTGTTGTTACTTCCGCATCCATTTCAGTAATAATTTGTTCTAAAGTTGTTTTAGCTTCTCTCAAATCATTTCGTTGTGTCGATAAAAACGTATAGCGCTCATTGACCTCTTCAAATTGTTCGATCGCATTTAAATTTACTGGGCCGAGCTCATCTATAGTCATTTGCGTTAATTTCACTTTTTGACGTAATGAATCCACTTCTTCTTTAGTGACTTCGTAATGTGCTTTGGCATACTCAAAAGTCATACGATATTTTTCATCTAAATGTTTTAACGCATGATCAATTAAGACGTCTAATCTTGACTGTGCAGATTTTATTTCTTGATACTGGTTTTCAATATTTAATAAGTGCTGATGTATCTCTTCTAATGCAGATTCATTAGATTCTATAAGTTGTTCAGTATCTAAACGTTGTTGACGCAACTCATTTTGTCTTTCTAAGAGCTGGTCTTTTTCATTTTGTCGTGTTTTAATTTTAACATTTAATGACGTTAATGTCCTCTCATCATTGACATCCTCTGAATTAAGGAGATCATATTGTTCTTGCAATTTTGCCATTTGTGATTGTACTGTTTGCGCTTCATTTTCTAATCGATGACATTCGGATTGTTGTGCTTTTAATCTTTCTTTAATCACCGCTAAATCTGATTTCTTTTGATGGAGGTTTTGTTGTAGTGTTGTCTCTTCTTCTTGAGCGACTT
It contains:
- the ftsY gene encoding signal recognition particle-docking protein FtsY, with product MSFFKRLKDKFSGQDIDKDFDKIDDFESERRKQQHEEVEWREEKEEVSHREQDSVQSKSMDDYHQEMPSTPLDSKPNQEEIETEPRKKKKLKANEIDWTDQSWDDDFEEDGLMSIEEFEEIEAQKIGAKFRDGLEKSRENFQTQLNNLIAHYRTVDEDFFEALEEMLIQADVGFNTVMELVDELRMEAKRRNVTETEDLRETIVEKMVEIYHQEDDQSEVMNLEDDRLNVILMVGVNGVGKTTTIGKLAHRYQAQGKKVMLAAGDTFRAGAIEQLQVWGDRVGVEVVRQKEGSDPAAVMYDAINAAKNKGVDILICDTAGRLQNKQNLMNELQKVKRVIGRSVPDAPHEVLLCLDATTGQNALAQAKAFKEVTDVTGIVLTKLDGTAKGGIVLAIRNELHIPVKYVGLGEKLDDLQPFNAESYVYGLFADMIEQSVAKDESENGDVTDERE
- a CDS encoding putative DNA-binding protein, with amino-acid sequence MSENDLIKTIRMNYLFDFYQSLLTEKQRNYLRLFYLEDYALSEIAETFDVSRQAVYDNIRRTGDLVEDYEKKLGLYRRFTRRQELYQLMHQSLHEPEKLEHYIKELEDLE
- the ffh gene encoding signal recognition particle protein, producing MAFEGLSDRLQETMQKIKGKGKVTEADIKMMMREVRLALLEADVNFKVVKSFVNTVSERALGSDVMKSLTPGQQVIKIVQEELTELMGGDNTRINMAKKPPTVIMMVGLQGAGKTTTAGKLALLMRKKYNKKPLLVAGDIYRPAAINQLQTVGKQIDIPVYSEGDQVPPQQIVDNALKYAKEEHLDFVIIDTAGRLHIDEALMNELQEVKEISKPDEIMLVVDAMTGQDAVNVADSFDKQLDVTGVTLTKLDGDTRGGAALSIRAVTQKPIKFVGMSEKMDGLELFHPERMASRILGMGDVLSLIEKAQQDVDESKAKVLEKKMRDSSFTLEDFLEQLDQVKNLGPLDDIMKMIPGMNKVKGINNLKMSDKQIDHIKAIIQSMTPEERENPAKLNISRKRRIATGSGRSLQEVNRLLKQFNDMKKMMKQFTGGGKGKKGKQNQMQNMLKGMNLPF